CGCGGCGGGCATACGCCCGGACGACCTCGTCCCCGGCGTGCTTGGTGCGGGCGTAGGCGTTCGCATGGGGTCCCACGCGGCTGTCTTCCCTCAGCGGCTGATCGGGGGAAGCGCCGAACGCCACGATGCTGCTGACGTGCACCACCTTGCCCACTCCCGCCTCCAAAGCCGCCTGCATGACATGGCGGTTGCCGTCCACATTCACTGACTCGTACAGGGCCTCGTCCGGTTCGTACAGGCTGTACCGGTTGGCGAGGTGCAACACGCAATCGTGGCCCTGCATGGCGGCCACCAGACCCTGTGGCCGGGTGACGTCGCCGGGGATCAGCTGCACCCCGAGCGCCCGGAGATGGGTGGCCGCCTCCGGATGGCGCACCAGCGCCGTGACCTGATGGTCGTGGCGAAGCAGGTGATGAACGACGCGCTGGCCGATGAAGCCCGTGGCTCCCGTCACAAAGGCACGCATGGTTCATTATCGTCACCCGGCGTGGACGCAACCGATGCTCACTACAACGGGCGGTGAGGTGCACCCCCCTGGCGGAATCGCCCTTCAAAAGCGCAACCGATCATCGGTCTTCTGAAGGGAGAAAATCAATTGCACTTCGATCACGGCGTCCCTGACGCGCAAGGAGGTGGGCCGCCCGGTGGACAGCGCACCCAGCATGAGTGGCGGCCTCAGGCCACTCGTGAGTCAGCAAGGTCGACATGCCCTCAACGAACCTGCACACGCTTGAACGCCTCCAGCCCCAAACCCTTGACCCGGTCGTCCGCCAAGCGGCTCGGCGCCCAGACCTGCAGGTCACCGACTTCACGGTCGCCCTCCTCAGCGACCAGGGCGTCACCAGTCAGGACAGCCTGTTTCTCGTCCGCGGCCACGCCCAGGCCGGTCAATCACGGCAGGCCTGGGCCCTGGTCGTCAAGACCTTCACCACGCCCGACGAGGACGCTGACCCCGGCCACCTGTTGTTCCTTGCCAGGGAAGTCGAGGCCTACCGCTCCGGGCTGCTCACCTCTCCGTCCGCGGGCCTCCGGGCGCCGCGTGCCTACGCGGTCACCGAGCAGGAGGGGCAGACGTGGCTGTGGCTGGAACACGTGACCGAGTCCGTCGGGAGACGATGGACGCTGGACGAGTACACCCGCGCGGCGCGGCAACTGGGCGAGTGGCACGGGAGCGTTCTGACACGACGGCCCCTGCCGGACACGGCGTGGCTGCTCCGGGACCTGGTCCGGCAGTGGTCCAGCATGTTCGGCCCGGGGGGAGGTGAGGCTCCACACAGGGTGCCGTCCGCCTTCACCCCAGCGCTGACCGAGCGGATTCAGCGGACCTGGGAGCAGCGGGCGTTCTTCCTGGGCGTGCTGGGACGCCTGCCTCAGGTGTTCTCCCACTTCGACTTCCACCGCCGCAATCTTCTGATGCAGGCGGAGGCGGTGGTCGCGCTGGACTGGGCGTGGTGCGGCCTCGGCCCGGAGGGCGGGGACCTGGTGTCGCTGGTGGGCTCCACCTGCATGTTCGGCGAGTGGGACGTCGGGCAGATCGGGCCGTTGGAGGCCGCGGTGTTCGCGGCGTACGTCGCGGGGCTTCGTCAGGCCGGCTGGTCAGGGGACGAGCGTCTGGTGCGGCTCGGGTACGCCGCGTGGATGCCGCTTCATTTCGGCGTGACGGCACCGACCCTGGTGGCCTTCTGGACACAGGAGCAGCGGCAGGCACGGGCGCGACAACTGTTCGGCGCGGCGCCCGACGAGCTCGCGGCGCGGTGGACTGCCCTGTGCGAGTGGAGCCTCGCCCGCGCAGACGAGGCCCGCGCGCTCTGGGACTGGACGGGTGACACCTTGCCAGGATCGACCGCCCACCCTTGAGCAGAAGGGCGTGAAGGTCAGGCCAGGCAGCTTGAGGGACTGTAGGCAGCACTGAAGCGGTGCTGGCGCTGCCTGGGAGGGCCCCGGGGCAGACCGGAACAACAACGTGAACGTCGAGAACGGACCTGCGCCAGAATGGCGGGCCAGACGCAATCACAGCAGCCCCAGCGGTTCGAGAGGACGAGCGCTGGAGAGCGGCCCGGCGTCCCTGGGATCGAGACCCAGCCCCCCAGCTATTGCGCCACGACCGCCTTGGCACCTCGTCATCTCCGCAGTAAAGCCCGGCTGACGCAATCCCATCGAAGTTGGGCCGGTCGAGCACTTCGGCGGAGAGAAAATTGAGATTCTTGACGAAGTGCGCGCCTGGGGCCCGCCGCGCGAGTTTCTAGGGGGCGGAGGAGGTGTGCCCAACAGCCAGCGGAATGGGCTGCCGGGTGGTGTCCCAGGCACTGGTCAAATCGAGCTGGACCTTGCCGGTGAGCTCCCCGGCGTCCGCCCCGGTGGCCGACACATGCTCGAAGGCGATGGCCACGACGTCTCCGGCGCGGGCGGCTTCGCTGAGTCTGCCAGCCCGAACTGGGCCGACGAGATCGTGCGCCACTGCCTGAGCCGTGCCAGGATCACGCCACTCCACCATGACCGGGTACCCGGCTGCGGCCAGCCGGCGGGCCAGGGTGCGGCTCATCATGCCGGTGCCGAGAACGCTGATCGGAGCGAGGCGCTGCACGAGGCATCCAGTGCACCGGGGGACTCCGCCTTTCTGTTGACGTGTGGCGGCCCCTGTTCAATGGCTGGGTCCATCACCGTCTGGCCGGGAGATGCCCGCATAATGTGCGCCTGACAGGAGGCCCATGTTGAAAGCAGTTCATCTCACCCGGACCATGAGCGACGACGTTCGCGAGCGGTTGCGAGACCGCCTTGGCCGTCACAACGTCACCACCTCGCCGGCTTTTGCACGGGGTGTGGCGGCCGAGCTGGACACCGCCGTGCCCTTTGAGCTGACCGTGCATCGCGAGGAACACCTGGTGGGCGGTCTGGCCGGGTCCGTGCGCAGGGGGTGGCTGGACGTGGACCTGTTGTGGGTGAGTGACGAGGCTCGAGGCCAGGGAATTGGCAGAATGCTGCTCGACCAGGCTGAACAGGAGGCCCAGCGGATGGGCGCTCGCCACGTCAAGCTCTCCACTTTCGATTTTCAGGCCCCGGCGTTCTATCAGGCGCGCGGTTACAGCGTCTACGGGGTGCTGGAGGACTACCCGGCGGGCTGCACGCTGTATCTGCTGCGCAAGGACCTGTCCGTGAACCCCGCCAGCGAGCCCTCCACCTGACGGCGGCGTGATTCAAATTCCTCCCCCCCGGCGGGCCGCCAGCATGTGCTTCCAAACCGCACTTCCCGGCACAGAAAGTGTGAGGACGGCGTCCGCTGTCTGCGTCACACCCTCAGGGTGTGGGGCCTTGCAGGCAAGTCCTTTAACGCACTGACGGCCATCTCCTGACGGACCTCACACGGAATGGAGCACTGGTCGCCCATCTCCAGGTTCACCAGGGCTTCGGGACCGGACGTGCCCTGAGACGTATGCAACTGATGTCTCAGTCCACGCAGACCGCGCGACCTGGCCCAGGAGATGCCCGCGCCGGGCCTGAAGATCAGTCTGCCGGTCCCTGAGGATGCTGCTGGCTTGCCAATTTGTCTGTCAGCGTTTCCCAAGCAGTTGGGCCAGGAACGCGTCGTCGCTCCAGGGGCCACCCTCGCCGAACCGGACCACCACGGTCTGCTCCTCTGGCAGCAGGTACAGCCGCTGGTTCAGTGCGCCGGCCGCCATGACCATCGACATCGGTGCGCTTGGTGCAATCTGCTGCGCCTCTCCGCTGCCCACGCCTACGGCCTGAACGGGCACCTCATCCCCGGCATCCAGCGTCCCGCCGAACGGCACGTTCAGCCACCAGGTCAGCCCGTATGTGGCCAGCGCCTCGCTGCCCTTGAAACACTGCTTCAGTCCCTCTTTGGAGAGGACCTGCCGTCCGTTCCAGACCCCGCCCTGCACGATCAGCTGCCCGTACTTTGCCCAGTCGAGGGCCGTCATGCTGGCGCTCCCGGCCAGGTTCGGCTGCCCTTTCTGATCGCGCGTCCACTGCGCGCGCACTCCGATCCGGTCAAGCACCTGGCGTTGCAGGACCAGGGCAGGGTCCAGTCGGGTCTTGCGCTGCACCAGCAGTCCGAACGCGGCGAGGTGGGCGTTCCCGTACGTGAACCGGCCGCCTGGCGGGGCCTGGAAGGGCGCGTGCAGGGCGCTCCCGAACAGGTCCGCGTTCAGGCGGACGGCGTTGGGCCCGATCCGCCCGGGGAGACCACTCGTGAAGCTCAGCAGGTGACGCACGGTAACTTGCCGCTTGAGGGGGTCAGTGGCCCATTCAGGCAGGGTGGTGCTGACACGCTCGTCCAGCGACAGCACGCCCTGATCCATCAACGCGACCGCCAGCGCACAGGCGAAGGATTTCGATCCGCTGGCCAGCATGTGCGCCTGAGACAGAGAAAAGCCGTTCTGCCCCTCGGAGAACACCACTTGGCCGCCTGTCATCACCAGGACCGCGCTGCCGCGGTGGTCGCGGGAGTAATCGGCAGCGGCCCTGAGGCTGGAGGAGTCGATGCCAGCGGCGGTGGACCCCAGCAGGGCCGCCATGAAGAGCAGGGCACGCATATCCATTAGAGGCTTGGGTCGGCTGAAAAGTTTCACGATGCACGATCACCGTTCTGGGTGACGTCATGGGGCTTCCCCGGGCAAAACCGTTTCCCTGTCTTGCCTGGGGTCCGGTGGTCATGTTGGAACAGACCACCGGCAGGCAGCGGCCGCATGAAGGACGGCGAGAACCCACACTGACGCCGGTCACGTGGTTGTGGCACGGGAAACTCGAGGAGGCCGCTTCGGGGCCCCGGGACAATCCGGTAAAAACTCGCGCCAGGACGCCGAAAAGGGCAAGTGTCCCGGGGACACTTCGCCCTCGAAATGCGCCTACTCTACCCTCAGGTCGGCGGTTGCACAGGCGCAACCACTTCATCTGAAGCGTTCGCCGAACCGCCCTTACCGCTCCAAGGAGCCATGAGTATGAACAAGACCACCAGCATGATCGCCAGCCTCGTCCTCTTCGTCGTGGGGATCGTTCTCGCCGTCGCTGGGAACTTCGCGCACGGGTACGTCTCCGACCAGCTCAAGCAGGAACGCATCGTGATGCCCGCCGCCGAAGGCATCGCCAATCTCCCCCAGGCCTCCCAGGATGCGCTGAAGCCCTACCTGGGCACGGACCTGGACACCGGCCCCAAGGCGCAGGTGTACGCGAACAACTACATCTGGGAACACATGATGGCCTCCAGTCAGGGCAAGACGTACACCGAGGTCAGCGGCGCGTTCATGAAAGCGAGCAAGGACCCCACGGCCGACAAGGCGGAAGTCGCCAAGCTGGGTGAACTGCGGCAGACGCTGTTCATGGGCGACAGCCTGAGAAGCATCCTCCTGACCGCGTATGCCTTCTGGCTCATGGGCAGCATCGCCCTCTATGCCGGGTACGCCGTGATCGCCGCGGGCGCCCTGGTGATGCTGCTGGGCTTCGCCCGCCGCCCCGCGCCCCTCAGCGCCCCGCAGCCCACCCTCAGCCACGCCTGACCACACATCCCCAGCGAGGCGCCCACACGGGCGCCTTTGCCATGTCGCCACGCAGGGGCGACCAACAGGACGGTCAGCCTCCCTGAGCTGACCGTCCTGCTGGTCGTTAACCCGCGTGACGCATGACCCCAGGCGCCACGCCAGGGCAGAAGCGCAACCCACCACCGACCGAGGAAGGGCGCAGAGACCAGTGGCATCCTCCGCGTACAGGTCTACTTCAGGTGGACGGGACGTCCACCCAGGAGCCCACGGCGGACGAACGCTCCCAGGCCTCCAGGACCGCCTGAATGCGGACGCCCATGGAAAAGTCCACGAGGTCCCCGGGCTCCCCGCGCACCCGGCTCACGAGGGCATGCACCAGCCGTTCCCCGGCAGGCACCCGAGGTTCCCCGACCGCCACCGCTTCAAGCGGTCCCTGGTCCCAGGCCAGCACGGGCGAGGCCCAGTTCACCAGTCCAGCAGTGCCGTTCGAACCGTAGACCGTGAGGCTCACCTGTTCGGGGCGCGGCACGTTCGTCAGGCATGACACGACGACCAGGGATCCGCCTTCGAGTTCGAACGTTCCCAGCGCCGCGGTTTCACAGGCGGCCGGGTCGTGCGCGGGGTACTCCGCGTGGGCCCATACCCGCGTGACCTTTCCGAGGGTGGTGAGGATGACGTGCAGCATGTGCGGGCCGACCTCTCGAACGGGGCCGCCCTGCGCCCGCCCGCCGATCCAGGGATTGTGCTGCCAGGGCCGCGGCCACTGCGGGAAGACGAGTGTCAACTCAGCGCGGCGCAGTGGCCCCACTTCCCGAACGAGGCGCCGGAACGTCTCGATCCCCGGGTCCATATGCAGCGGCAGGTTCAGGGCGTGCACAATGCCCGCCGCCTGCGCAGCACGGTGCATGTCCTGCGCCTCGCTCAACGTAAGCGCCAGGGGCTTCTCGCACAGCACGTGCCGACCGGACGCGATGACGTCCAGGGTGATGGCGTGGTGGTACTGCGGCGGCACGGCCACGTACACCAGGTCCAGGTCGGCGGCGGCGAGCAGGCTCTGGTGGTCGGTCCAGGCCGAGGCCGAGAGCGT
This is a stretch of genomic DNA from Deinococcus ficus. It encodes these proteins:
- a CDS encoding GNAT family N-acetyltransferase, with the protein product MLKAVHLTRTMSDDVRERLRDRLGRHNVTTSPAFARGVAAELDTAVPFELTVHREEHLVGGLAGSVRRGWLDVDLLWVSDEARGQGIGRMLLDQAEQEAQRMGARHVKLSTFDFQAPAFYQARGYSVYGVLEDYPAGCTLYLLRKDLSVNPASEPST
- a CDS encoding phosphotransferase produces the protein MPSTNLHTLERLQPQTLDPVVRQAARRPDLQVTDFTVALLSDQGVTSQDSLFLVRGHAQAGQSRQAWALVVKTFTTPDEDADPGHLLFLAREVEAYRSGLLTSPSAGLRAPRAYAVTEQEGQTWLWLEHVTESVGRRWTLDEYTRAARQLGEWHGSVLTRRPLPDTAWLLRDLVRQWSSMFGPGGGEAPHRVPSAFTPALTERIQRTWEQRAFFLGVLGRLPQVFSHFDFHRRNLLMQAEAVVALDWAWCGLGPEGGDLVSLVGSTCMFGEWDVGQIGPLEAAVFAAYVAGLRQAGWSGDERLVRLGYAAWMPLHFGVTAPTLVAFWTQEQRQARARQLFGAAPDELAARWTALCEWSLARADEARALWDWTGDTLPGSTAHP
- a CDS encoding Gfo/Idh/MocA family protein translates to MKRQDSVSPVRVGVIGLGAIGQSLLKALTAHPEMQVTAVCDVNAALAETTARTLSASAWTDHQSLLAAADLDLVYVAVPPQYHHAITLDVIASGRHVLCEKPLALTLSEAQDMHRAAQAAGIVHALNLPLHMDPGIETFRRLVREVGPLRRAELTLVFPQWPRPWQHNPWIGGRAQGGPVREVGPHMLHVILTTLGKVTRVWAHAEYPAHDPAACETAALGTFELEGGSLVVVSCLTNVPRPEQVSLTVYGSNGTAGLVNWASPVLAWDQGPLEAVAVGEPRVPAGERLVHALVSRVRGEPGDLVDFSMGVRIQAVLEAWERSSAVGSWVDVPST
- a CDS encoding serine hydrolase domain-containing protein, which codes for MRALLFMAALLGSTAAGIDSSSLRAAADYSRDHRGSAVLVMTGGQVVFSEGQNGFSLSQAHMLASGSKSFACALAVALMDQGVLSLDERVSTTLPEWATDPLKRQVTVRHLLSFTSGLPGRIGPNAVRLNADLFGSALHAPFQAPPGGRFTYGNAHLAAFGLLVQRKTRLDPALVLQRQVLDRIGVRAQWTRDQKGQPNLAGSASMTALDWAKYGQLIVQGGVWNGRQVLSKEGLKQCFKGSEALATYGLTWWLNVPFGGTLDAGDEVPVQAVGVGSGEAQQIAPSAPMSMVMAAGALNQRLYLLPEEQTVVVRFGEGGPWSDDAFLAQLLGKR
- a CDS encoding NAD(P)-binding domain-containing protein codes for the protein MQRLAPISVLGTGMMSRTLARRLAAAGYPVMVEWRDPGTAQAVAHDLVGPVRAGRLSEAARAGDVVAIAFEHVSATGADAGELTGKVQLDLTSAWDTTRQPIPLAVGHTSSAP